One Pseudomonas sp. FP1742 genomic window carries:
- a CDS encoding folate-binding protein YgfZ, with the protein MADSAFFCTLSHEGVLAVRGADASKFLQGQLTCNLNYLSDTQASLGARCTQKGRMQSSFRILLEGDGVLMAMASELLEPQLADLKKYAVFSKSKLTDESAGWVRFGLEHGDAALASLGLALPPDTDSVVRNDGLIAIRVSPERAELWVSTEQAATIKGKLSALLAEGDLNQWLLGQIRAGIGQVMPGTRELFIPQMLNLQAVGGVSFKKGCYTGQEIVARMQYLGKLKRRLYRLQLEGSELPEPGTQLFSPTHGSSIGEVVIAARAEQNIELLAVLQAEAAEDGNLHLGALEGPGLHMLDLPYQLDRDREIQR; encoded by the coding sequence ATGGCCGATTCTGCTTTTTTCTGCACCCTGTCTCACGAAGGCGTTCTCGCGGTACGCGGCGCGGATGCCAGCAAATTCCTGCAAGGCCAATTGACTTGCAACCTTAATTACCTGAGCGACACCCAGGCCAGCCTGGGCGCACGCTGCACGCAGAAAGGCCGGATGCAGTCGAGTTTCCGCATTCTGCTGGAAGGCGACGGTGTGCTCATGGCGATGGCCAGCGAACTGCTGGAGCCGCAACTGGCGGACCTGAAAAAGTACGCGGTGTTCTCCAAGTCGAAACTCACCGATGAAAGTGCCGGCTGGGTTCGTTTTGGCCTTGAGCATGGCGATGCGGCACTGGCCAGCCTGGGCCTGGCGCTACCGCCAGACACCGACAGCGTGGTGCGCAATGACGGTTTGATCGCGATTCGCGTATCGCCTGAGCGCGCTGAACTCTGGGTGAGCACCGAGCAGGCCGCCACCATCAAGGGCAAGCTGTCCGCCCTGCTGGCCGAAGGCGATCTGAATCAATGGCTGCTGGGCCAGATCCGCGCCGGCATCGGTCAAGTCATGCCAGGCACCCGCGAGCTGTTCATCCCGCAGATGCTCAACCTGCAAGCCGTCGGCGGCGTGAGCTTCAAGAAAGGTTGCTACACCGGCCAGGAAATCGTCGCGCGCATGCAATACCTGGGCAAACTCAAGCGCCGTCTATACCGCTTGCAACTGGAAGGCAGTGAACTGCCCGAACCCGGCACCCAACTGTTCTCCCCCACTCACGGCAGTTCGATCGGTGAAGTGGTGATCGCTGCTCGCGCCGAACAAAACATTGAACTCCTGGCCGTGCTGCAAGCCGAAGCTGCAGAGGATGGCAACCTGCACCTTGGCGCACTCGAAGGCCCGGGCCTGCATATGCTCGACCTGCCTTACCAACTGGATCGTGATCGCGAAATCCAGCGTTAA
- a CDS encoding succinate dehydrogenase assembly factor 2: protein MVEDVELNRLYWHSRRGMLELDVLLVPFVKEVYPHLNEVDRACYVRLLECEDQDMFGWFMERAESEDPELQRMVRMILDRVQPK, encoded by the coding sequence ATGGTCGAAGATGTTGAACTCAATCGCCTCTACTGGCACAGCCGCCGCGGCATGCTCGAGCTTGACGTGTTGTTGGTGCCCTTTGTGAAAGAGGTTTACCCGCACCTCAACGAGGTTGATCGCGCTTGCTATGTCAGGCTGCTCGAATGCGAAGATCAGGACATGTTCGGCTGGTTCATGGAACGCGCCGAATCGGAAGATCCGGAGCTTCAGCGCATGGTTCGCATGATCCTGGATCGTGTCCAGCCCAAGTAA
- a CDS encoding protein YgfX, translating to MSSPSNAFECRWHASRQLLAVYVLAQLFALGSLFLLSMPLWANLLGVALCVAHSIWALPRQILLTHPQAFRGLRRDADGWQLWNQAQGWQPVQLRPDSLALPLIVVLRFRLQGERRVRAICVPRDSQAADVHRRLRVRLKFSRRRWAAPE from the coding sequence GTGTCCAGCCCAAGTAACGCGTTCGAATGCCGCTGGCATGCCTCACGGCAGTTGCTGGCGGTCTATGTTCTTGCCCAGCTGTTCGCGCTGGGTTCGCTGTTTCTTCTCTCGATGCCGCTCTGGGCCAATCTGCTCGGCGTTGCATTGTGCGTGGCTCACAGCATCTGGGCATTGCCGCGACAGATTCTGCTCACGCACCCACAGGCCTTTCGCGGCTTGCGTCGCGATGCCGATGGCTGGCAGTTGTGGAATCAGGCGCAGGGCTGGCAACCCGTGCAGCTACGGCCGGATAGCCTGGCGCTGCCGCTGATCGTGGTGCTGCGCTTTCGTCTGCAGGGCGAGCGGCGGGTCAGGGCGATATGCGTGCCACGGGATTCGCAGGCGGCGGATGTGCACCGACGCCTGCGGGTCCGGCTCAAGTTCAGTCGGCGTAGGTGGGCGGCACCAGAATAG
- the nadB gene encoding L-aspartate oxidase → MSQQFQHDVLVIGSGAAGLSLALTLPDHLRIAVLSKGDLANGSTFWAQGGVAAVLDDTDTVESHVDDTLNAGGGLCHEDAVRFTVEHSREAIQWLIDQGVPFTRDEQSGTEDGGFEFHLTREGGHSHRRIIHAADATGAAIFRTLLDQAKQRPNIELLEQRVAIDLITEKRLGLEGDRCLGAYVLNRGTGEVDTYGARFVILASGGAAKVYLYTSNPDGACGDGIAMAWRSGCRVANLEFNQFHPTCLYHPQAKSFLITEALRGEGGHLKLPNGERFMQRFDPRAELAPRDIVARAIDHEMKRLGIDCVYLDISHKPEAFIKTHFPTVYERCLEFSIDITKQPIPVVPAAHYTCGGVMVDQRGRTDVPGLYAIGETSFTGLHGANRMASNSLLECFVYARSAAADILEQLPEVPIPTALPVWDASQVTDSDEDVIIAHNWDELRRFMWDYVGIVRTNKRLQRAQHRVQLLLDEIDEFYSNYKVSRDLIELRNLAQVADLMIRSAMERKESRGLHYTLDYPNLLPVALDTILVPPTYAD, encoded by the coding sequence ATGAGCCAACAGTTTCAACACGATGTTCTGGTAATTGGCAGCGGTGCTGCCGGCTTGAGCCTTGCACTGACCTTGCCCGATCATTTGCGCATCGCCGTATTGAGCAAAGGCGACCTCGCCAATGGCTCGACCTTCTGGGCCCAGGGCGGTGTCGCCGCCGTTCTGGATGACACCGATACCGTCGAATCCCACGTCGATGACACCCTCAACGCCGGCGGTGGCCTGTGCCATGAAGACGCCGTGCGCTTTACTGTCGAGCACAGCAGAGAAGCCATTCAATGGCTGATCGACCAAGGCGTACCCTTTACCCGCGATGAACAGTCCGGCACCGAAGACGGTGGTTTCGAATTTCACCTGACCCGCGAAGGCGGTCACAGCCATCGGCGCATCATCCACGCCGCCGACGCCACGGGCGCGGCGATCTTCAGAACCCTGCTCGACCAGGCCAAACAGCGCCCCAACATCGAACTGCTGGAACAGCGGGTCGCGATCGATCTGATCACCGAAAAGCGCCTGGGTCTTGAAGGCGACCGCTGCCTCGGCGCCTATGTGCTCAACCGTGGCACCGGCGAAGTCGATACCTACGGCGCGCGCTTTGTCATCCTTGCATCGGGCGGAGCGGCGAAAGTCTACCTCTATACCAGCAACCCCGACGGCGCCTGCGGAGACGGCATCGCCATGGCCTGGCGTTCGGGCTGCCGGGTGGCGAACCTGGAGTTCAACCAATTCCACCCGACCTGCCTCTATCACCCGCAAGCCAAGAGTTTCCTGATCACCGAAGCCCTGCGCGGTGAAGGCGGGCACCTGAAGCTGCCCAACGGCGAACGCTTCATGCAGCGCTTCGATCCACGGGCCGAGCTGGCACCACGGGACATCGTCGCCCGCGCCATCGACCATGAGATGAAGCGCCTGGGTATCGACTGCGTTTACCTGGACATCAGCCACAAACCCGAAGCCTTCATCAAGACGCACTTCCCGACGGTCTATGAACGCTGCCTGGAATTCTCCATCGACATCACCAAACAACCGATTCCGGTGGTGCCGGCGGCGCACTACACCTGCGGCGGCGTGATGGTCGATCAGCGGGGCCGCACCGATGTGCCGGGCCTGTATGCGATAGGTGAAACCAGCTTCACCGGCCTGCATGGCGCCAACCGCATGGCCAGCAACTCGCTGCTGGAATGCTTCGTTTATGCCCGTTCGGCGGCGGCGGACATTCTCGAGCAATTGCCGGAGGTGCCGATTCCGACCGCCCTGCCCGTCTGGGATGCCAGCCAGGTCACCGATTCGGACGAAGATGTGATCATCGCGCACAACTGGGACGAACTGCGGCGCTTCATGTGGGACTACGTGGGCATCGTGCGCACCAACAAGCGCCTGCAACGAGCCCAGCACCGAGTGCAGTTGTTGCTGGACGAAATCGACGAGTTCTATAGCAACTATAAAGTGAGCCGAGACCTGATCGAGCTGAGGAACCTGGCTCAGGTAGCCGACCTGATGATCCGGTCAGCCATGGAGCGCAAGGAAAGTCGCGGCCTGCATTACACCCTCGACTACCCGAACCTGCTGCCGGTCGCGCTGGACACTATTCTGGTGCCGCCCACCTACGCCGACTGA
- the rpoE gene encoding RNA polymerase sigma factor RpoE, with translation MLTQEEDQQLVERVQRGDKRAFDLLVLKYQHKILGLIVRFVHDTHEAQDVAQEAFIKAYRALGNFRGDSAFYTWLYRIAINTAKNYLVSRGRRPPDSDVSSEDAEFYDGDHGLKDLESPERALLRDEIEGTVHRTIQQLPEDLRTALTLREFDGLSYEDIASVMQCPVGTVRSRIFRAREAIDKALQPLLQEN, from the coding sequence ATGCTAACCCAGGAAGAGGATCAGCAGCTGGTCGAACGCGTTCAACGCGGCGACAAGCGAGCTTTCGATCTGCTAGTGCTGAAATACCAGCACAAAATTCTCGGGTTGATCGTGCGTTTCGTGCACGACACCCATGAAGCCCAGGATGTCGCACAGGAAGCCTTTATCAAGGCGTACCGTGCACTTGGTAATTTTCGCGGAGACAGCGCGTTTTATACGTGGCTTTACCGTATCGCCATCAACACGGCGAAAAACTATCTGGTTTCACGCGGCCGTCGGCCGCCGGATAGCGATGTCAGTTCCGAGGATGCAGAGTTCTACGATGGCGATCATGGCCTCAAGGATCTCGAGTCGCCAGAACGTGCATTGCTGCGGGATGAGATCGAAGGCACCGTCCATCGAACCATTCAGCAACTGCCAGAAGATTTGCGTACGGCTTTAACTTTACGTGAATTCGATGGTCTGAGTTACGAGGACATTGCCAGCGTCATGCAGTGTCCGGTGGGTACCGTGCGCTCCCGGATTTTCCGCGCCCGGGAGGCCATCGATAAAGCCCTGCAGCCGTTGTTGCAGGAAAACTGA
- a CDS encoding sigma-E factor negative regulatory protein, whose translation MSREALQESLSAVMDNEADELELRRVLNAFDDVETRETWARYQIARAVMHKDLLLPRLDIAAAVSAALADEAVPAKASRGPWRSLGRLAVAASVTIAVLAGVRLYNQDEIAGVELAQHSNQPGLTTPQIKGPAVLAGYNESSDATGPMANGVLQGQPGWHDQRLPGYLRQHAQQAALKGTESALPYARAASLENR comes from the coding sequence ATGAGTCGTGAAGCCCTGCAGGAATCGCTGTCCGCAGTGATGGATAACGAAGCGGACGAACTGGAATTGCGTCGGGTGTTGAATGCCTTCGACGATGTTGAAACCCGCGAAACCTGGGCTCGTTACCAGATCGCTCGGGCAGTCATGCACAAGGACCTGCTGCTCCCTCGTCTGGACATCGCTGCGGCAGTTTCTGCTGCGCTGGCTGACGAAGCCGTACCGGCAAAAGCCTCTCGCGGTCCATGGCGCAGCCTGGGTCGTCTGGCAGTCGCTGCTTCGGTGACCATTGCCGTGCTGGCAGGTGTACGTCTGTACAACCAGGACGAGATCGCTGGTGTCGAACTGGCTCAGCATTCGAATCAGCCGGGTCTGACCACTCCTCAGATCAAGGGTCCCGCTGTATTGGCAGGCTACAATGAGAGTTCGGACGCCACTGGCCCTATGGCCAACGGCGTATTGCAAGGGCAGCCAGGCTGGCACGATCAGCGTCTGCCAGGTTACTTGCGCCAACATGCTCAACAGGCTGCACTGAAAGGTACTGAGAGCGCTCTGCCTTACGCTCGTGCAGCAAGCCTGGAAAACCGTTAA